Proteins encoded within one genomic window of Chthonomonas sp.:
- a CDS encoding UbiA family prenyltransferase, whose translation MAAKSASGGVLRTYLEMIKFEHSIFALPFALIGMMWGSLSYSGSAWPGSRVFVLIVLAMISCRSAAMAFNRIADRHIDAQNPRTSMRALPAGLLQLRQANLFLVLSGLIFFAAAWALNPLAGMLSPVALGVTLLYSLTKRFTPLCHLVLGLSLAIAPAAAWIGVTGSLHPAILPLVLAVTCWTAGFDVIYSLQDEEFDRENRLHSLPQWLGKARALGVSRVLHTIAAGSLVWAGISAGAGAMYFVGAAVATGLLIYEQSLVRPNDLSRVNLAFFTLNGFVSIGLFIFTLVDSWVAA comes from the coding sequence ATGGCGGCAAAGAGTGCGTCCGGAGGTGTGTTGCGCACCTACCTGGAGATGATCAAATTCGAGCACTCGATCTTTGCGCTGCCTTTCGCACTGATCGGCATGATGTGGGGCTCCTTGTCCTACAGCGGCTCGGCTTGGCCCGGTTCACGGGTATTTGTCTTGATTGTCCTCGCGATGATTTCGTGCCGCAGCGCGGCCATGGCGTTTAACCGAATCGCCGACCGACACATCGACGCCCAGAACCCACGAACGTCAATGCGCGCGTTACCGGCCGGGCTCCTGCAGCTGCGCCAGGCGAACCTGTTCTTGGTGCTGAGCGGGTTGATTTTTTTTGCCGCGGCATGGGCGCTAAACCCGCTGGCTGGGATGCTCTCACCGGTCGCGCTAGGGGTGACGCTACTGTACAGTCTGACGAAGCGGTTCACGCCGTTGTGCCACCTTGTGCTCGGTCTGAGCTTGGCCATCGCACCCGCCGCCGCGTGGATCGGGGTGACTGGCTCGCTGCACCCGGCCATCCTGCCGCTTGTGCTCGCCGTGACATGTTGGACGGCAGGATTCGATGTCATCTATAGCCTGCAGGACGAGGAGTTCGATCGGGAGAATCGGTTGCACTCGCTACCCCAGTGGCTGGGCAAAGCCCGGGCGCTTGGTGTGAGCAGGGTATTGCACACCATCGCGGCGGGGAGTTTGGTTTGGGCGGGTATCAGCGCGGGAGCGGGCGCGATGTATTTCGTCGGAGCTGCGGTCGCGACGGGTTTGCTGATCTACGAGCAGTCGCTCGTACGGCCCAACGACCTCAGCCGGGTAAATCTCGCGTTCTTCACCCTCAACGGCTTTGTGTCGATCGGGCTCTTCATCTTTACGCTTGTCGACTCGTGGGTTGCCGCGTGA